Proteins co-encoded in one Zalophus californianus isolate mZalCal1 chromosome 9, mZalCal1.pri.v2, whole genome shotgun sequence genomic window:
- the PHETA2 gene encoding sesquipedalian-2, whose protein sequence is MGAMKLNERSVAHYALSDSPADHTGFLRTWGGPGTPPTPSGTGRRCWFVLKGNLLFSFESRESRAPLSLVVLEGCTVELAEAPVSEEFAFAIRFDAPGVRPHLLAADGPAAQEAWVKALSRASFGYMRLVVRELESQLRDARHSLALHRHSSWKAAGSCCKPQAPDHRSLGLENGHSPSKDCSPMDLVEERGSRPAGQGLAEWQGPASHFLGRRQSPSFPETSYFSTLHNWYGQEIMELRQRWLQRVWGSQPEREKQDGP, encoded by the coding sequence ATGGGAGCCATGAAGCTGAACGAGAGGAGCGTGGCCCACTATGCACTGAGCGACTCCCCGGCCGACCATACGGGCTTTCTGCGCACTTGGGGCGGGCCAGGGACTCCACCGACCCCCAGTGGCACTGGCCGAAGGTGCTGGTTTGTCCTCAAAGGCAACCTGCTCTTCTCCTTTGAGAGTCGTGAGAGCCGGGCCCCGCTGAGCCTGGTGGTGCTGGAGGGCTGCACAGTGGAGCTGGCCGAGGCTCCCGTGTCTGAGGAGTTCGCCTTCGCCATCCGCTTCGACGCCCCTGGTGTGCGCCCACACCTGCTCGCGGCCGATGGGCCCGCGGCACAGGAGGCCTGGGTGAAGGCACTGTCCAGGGCGAGCTTTGGCTACATGCGCCTGGTGGTGCGCGAGTTGGAGAGCCAACTGCGCGATGCCCGCCACAGCCTGGCCTTGCATCGCCACTCATCCTGGAAGGCCGCTGGCAGCTGCTGTAAGCCCCAGGCTCCTGACCACCGGTCTCTGGGCCTGGAAAACGGTCACTCCCCCTCCAAGGATTGCAGCCCCATGGACTTGGTTGAAGAAAGGGGCAGCAGGCCAGCAGGGCAGGGCTTGGCCGAGTGGCAGGGCCCTGCCAGCCACTTCCTAGGCAGGAGGCAGAGCCCCTCGTTCCCTGAGACCTCCTACTTCTCTACCCTGCACAACTGGTACGGCCAGGAGATCATGGAGCTGAGGCAAAGGTGGCTGCAGAGGGTCTGGGGGAGCCAGCCAGAACGTGAGAAACAGGACGGGCCCTGA